Proteins co-encoded in one Nonlabens agnitus genomic window:
- a CDS encoding alpha/beta fold hydrolase, protein MLKSFLNKAVPKLYGFYFNLISLFSQEKAGKKALHVFSHPRAGKIQPFQNEFLNTARKQKLITEEGFVQLYHWKGQGKTILLIHGWESNSWRWKYLIDPLRELDYNIISIDAPAHGASSGTDFTAVKYSREIKKVIELYQPEIIIAHSVGAMATIYQESQHPHDFIEKIILLGGPDRFDKIMNGYQKLTGFNNKVYQAIDDLLLKTYGFHISEFNSADFVQDINAQVLLIHSKQDAIVSYESMPSIASRLKNASTYTSKTGGHSLHTPEVVDQILAFL, encoded by the coding sequence ATGCTTAAAAGTTTTTTAAACAAAGCCGTACCTAAACTGTACGGCTTTTATTTTAACCTCATCTCGTTGTTCTCTCAAGAGAAAGCTGGAAAAAAGGCGTTGCACGTGTTTAGCCATCCACGAGCAGGAAAAATACAGCCGTTCCAAAACGAATTTTTAAACACGGCAAGAAAACAAAAACTGATTACAGAAGAGGGCTTTGTACAACTGTACCATTGGAAAGGTCAAGGGAAAACCATCTTACTGATCCATGGTTGGGAATCCAATTCTTGGCGATGGAAGTACTTGATTGATCCATTGCGTGAACTAGATTATAATATCATTTCTATAGATGCGCCGGCCCATGGTGCGTCAAGTGGCACAGACTTTACAGCTGTGAAATATTCTAGAGAAATTAAAAAGGTCATAGAACTATACCAGCCAGAAATCATCATCGCCCATAGTGTTGGTGCCATGGCGACAATTTATCAAGAGTCTCAACATCCTCATGATTTTATAGAAAAAATTATTTTGTTGGGTGGTCCAGATCGCTTTGACAAGATTATGAATGGATATCAAAAATTGACTGGATTCAACAATAAGGTCTATCAAGCCATTGATGACTTATTGCTCAAAACGTATGGTTTCCATATTTCAGAGTTTAATTCTGCAGATTTTGTGCAAGATATTAATGCACAAGTGCTTCTTATTCATAGTAAGCAGGACGCGATTGTAAGTTATGAAAGTATGCCATCTATTGCCTCTAGATTGAAAAATGCATCCACTTACACTTCCAAAACTGGTGGCCACAGTCTGCATACTCCAGAAGTCGTTGATCAAATCTTAGCCTTTTTATAG
- a CDS encoding Rho termination factor N-terminal domain-containing protein — protein MGRPSIKNEDQYEALRDKGYSQEKAARIANTPDSGEKGGEAKKYEDRTKEDLYQQAKKVGIDGRSKMNKQELIEALRNN, from the coding sequence ATGGGCAGACCTAGCATCAAAAACGAAGACCAGTATGAAGCCTTAAGAGATAAAGGCTACTCTCAAGAAAAAGCGGCACGTATCGCCAACACGCCTGATAGCGGAGAAAAAGGTGGTGAAGCCAAGAAATACGAGGATCGAACCAAAGAAGATCTATACCAACAAGCCAAGAAAGTAGGTATCGATGGGCGTTCCAAAATGAATAAGCAAGAACTTATAGAAGCCCTACGGAACAACTAG
- a CDS encoding AI-2E family transporter gives MNKKIPASIIRQIFVVLTLLMAAVLIIYEMLPYLGGVLAAVTLYVLLVPAQRFFEKKGWKPWIAATLLLVVSIIVILLPIAGLALMFTSQIKDALANSDKITEQIKAQIVQIEEYVGFDVIPAINGDQVKSTLSYVFSNFASSSLTIFIAVGVMFFILYYMLVERKTWQNATLRYLPLKKKNIEAIGKESIDLVKSNAIAIPLVAIMQGAVALIGYYIFGVENPFFWFGVTVIGSMIPFVGTALGIGPVVILLLAQGNTEAAIGVLIYGAVVVGSTDNLFRLIVQKKLADIHPLITLIGVVIGVPLFGFIGLIFGPLLISLFLLLIKIYKNEYGDRDETI, from the coding sequence ATGAACAAAAAAATACCAGCCAGCATCATAAGACAGATTTTTGTAGTGTTAACACTCCTGATGGCAGCAGTGTTAATTATTTATGAGATGTTGCCCTATTTAGGTGGTGTACTTGCCGCCGTAACTCTTTATGTCTTACTCGTTCCTGCGCAACGATTCTTTGAAAAAAAAGGATGGAAACCGTGGATAGCAGCAACATTATTACTCGTAGTGAGTATTATCGTCATCCTATTACCTATTGCAGGATTGGCTTTGATGTTTACCTCGCAGATCAAAGATGCGCTCGCAAACAGTGATAAAATTACAGAACAAATCAAGGCTCAAATCGTGCAGATTGAAGAATATGTTGGTTTTGATGTGATTCCAGCCATAAATGGAGATCAAGTAAAAAGTACGCTTTCTTACGTGTTTAGCAACTTTGCCAGCTCCAGTTTGACCATATTTATTGCGGTAGGTGTTATGTTCTTCATTTTATATTATATGCTAGTTGAAAGGAAAACATGGCAAAACGCTACCCTAAGATATCTGCCACTCAAAAAGAAAAACATAGAAGCTATAGGCAAGGAAAGTATTGATCTGGTAAAATCCAACGCCATTGCCATACCACTAGTAGCCATTATGCAAGGTGCTGTAGCTTTGATTGGATATTACATATTTGGAGTGGAGAATCCATTTTTCTGGTTTGGGGTTACAGTGATAGGTAGTATGATCCCTTTTGTTGGGACTGCCTTAGGTATAGGTCCAGTAGTCATATTGCTATTGGCTCAAGGAAATACAGAAGCTGCCATAGGTGTTCTAATTTACGGTGCTGTGGTAGTGGGCTCTACAGACAATCTATTTAGACTCATCGTTCAAAAAAAGCTAGCTGATATTCATCCTTTGATTACCTTAATCGGTGTGGTGATAGGTGTTCCATTATTTGGATTTATAGGACTTATTTTTGGTCCTTTATTGATAAGCTTGTTTTTACTTTTGATTAAAATCTACAAGAATGAATATGGTGACCGAGATGAAACCATTTAA
- a CDS encoding ClpP family protease encodes MSKAIKLQDKIDEKFIEQRKLFIWGMVDDRTARHCVDRLLYLDSLSNEEITFVINSPGGYVTAGFSIYDTMQQISSPVSTVCSGLAASMGSILLSGGAKGKRFIQKHGRVMIHQPSGGARGTGADLEITATEILKTKELSARILADNCGQSFEKVMKDFNRDYWMGADEAVEYGIVDGIL; translated from the coding sequence ATGAGTAAAGCGATAAAACTCCAGGATAAAATAGATGAAAAATTCATTGAGCAACGCAAGTTGTTCATTTGGGGAATGGTAGATGACCGTACCGCGAGACACTGTGTTGACAGACTATTGTATCTGGATTCCTTAAGTAATGAAGAAATCACTTTTGTAATCAACAGTCCAGGCGGTTATGTCACTGCTGGTTTTTCCATCTATGACACCATGCAACAAATAAGCAGCCCAGTAAGTACTGTTTGTAGTGGTCTGGCAGCTTCAATGGGAAGTATTCTACTTTCTGGTGGTGCCAAAGGAAAAAGATTTATACAAAAACACGGCCGTGTGATGATTCACCAACCTAGTGGCGGCGCTCGTGGTACCGGTGCAGACCTTGAAATCACAGCTACAGAGATCCTCAAAACCAAGGAACTTAGCGCACGAATCCTAGCAGATAATTGTGGACAAAGCTTTGAAAAGGTGATGAAGGACTTTAACCGTGATTATTGGATGGGCGCAGACGAGGCCGTTGAGTACGGCATCGTGGATGGCATCCTCTAA
- a CDS encoding VOC family protein, with the protein MSLTPFHLAIPVREITTTRAFYRDTLGMKEGRSSDHWVDFDFFGHQLVIHVSDNIAPEVSNAVDGKSVPVPHFGVVLEWDDFHAFAKALQNKNIEFIIEPYIRFEGLPGEQATMFFKDPSGNALEFKSFKDFNQIFAT; encoded by the coding sequence ATGAGTCTAACACCATTTCACCTAGCGATTCCCGTGAGGGAAATCACTACCACCAGAGCATTTTACCGTGACACCTTGGGCATGAAAGAAGGCCGCAGTAGTGACCATTGGGTGGACTTTGACTTCTTTGGCCACCAACTCGTCATTCACGTGAGCGACAATATTGCACCAGAGGTTTCCAACGCTGTAGATGGAAAGTCTGTACCAGTTCCTCATTTTGGTGTGGTACTGGAATGGGATGATTTCCACGCTTTCGCGAAAGCGTTACAAAACAAAAACATCGAATTTATAATCGAGCCCTACATACGATTTGAAGGATTACCGGGCGAGCAGGCCACGATGTTCTTCAAAGATCCTAGCGGAAATGCGCTGGAATTCAAATCGTTCAAGGATTTCAACCAAATTTTTGCAACATGA
- a CDS encoding YkvA family protein, which translates to MNLKDFFTPDQDYVLEKTNETTTEDVDEVIKREGKLSFLMSTVKMLKKYYKLVDVMMMMIKDYRKGVYTAVPWFTIAAIGGSLLYVISPYDLIPDFIPGLGYIDDITVLTIVVGWIDSDLHRYLDWKISQDHTTPDEIDKIEEAQ; encoded by the coding sequence ATGAATCTGAAAGATTTTTTTACACCAGACCAAGACTATGTGCTGGAAAAAACTAATGAAACCACCACAGAAGATGTGGACGAGGTGATCAAAAGAGAAGGAAAACTGTCCTTTCTTATGTCGACGGTCAAAATGCTTAAAAAGTATTACAAACTCGTCGATGTTATGATGATGATGATCAAGGATTACCGTAAAGGTGTTTATACTGCAGTACCATGGTTTACTATTGCTGCCATAGGTGGTTCTTTGCTGTACGTAATTAGTCCCTATGACCTTATTCCAGATTTTATTCCTGGGTTGGGTTATATAGATGACATTACCGTACTGACAATTGTTGTGGGCTGGATAGATTCAGACCTACACCGTTATCTAGACTGGAAAATATCCCAAGATCACACGACTCCGGATGAAATTGACAAAATAGAAGAGGCTCAATAA
- a CDS encoding amidohydrolase: MKRIFFLLIVLVLVSCRNENADNYVDAIYTNGNIYTVDDAFSVATAMAVKDGKVFAIGTQDEIDALNLKSDSIIDLEGQYVYPGLIDAHCHFYRFGEQLQQVDLVGTTSYQEVLDKVKAFQDKNNKSYIIGRGWDQNDWDVKEYPTKAELTELFPNTPVALTRIDGHAMIVNQAALDLAGIDEQTAFSGGDIEQINGQLTGILVDNPMELIEKTFPAASREADIEALMDAQEINFSYGLTTVDDAGLNRNTIELIDSLQQAGSLKMKIYAMVSNTPENLDYYLDKGIIKTDRLNVRSIKFYADGALGSRGAAMKEEYSDRENHFGALLSSVEDFKKTAERIAATDYQMNTHAIGDSANVVVLKTYRELLNDMPDRRWRVEHAQIISPADFEYFDRDRILPSVQPTHATSDMYWAQDRVGAERIKGAYAYQKLLDQSGMLALGTDYPVEQVNPFLTFYAAVARQDTTGYPEGGFNPQDAISREDALRGMTIWAAYSNFEEEEKGSLEKGKSADFMILKEDLMNMPIQNVPNLKVVGTYINGEKVY, translated from the coding sequence ATGAAAAGAATCTTCTTCCTCTTAATAGTTCTAGTGCTGGTATCCTGCAGAAATGAAAATGCAGATAATTATGTCGATGCCATTTATACCAATGGTAATATCTATACTGTCGATGACGCATTCAGCGTGGCGACGGCTATGGCAGTAAAAGACGGTAAAGTCTTTGCTATCGGAACTCAAGATGAAATCGATGCTCTTAATTTGAAGTCAGATAGCATTATAGATCTAGAGGGTCAATATGTATATCCAGGGTTGATTGACGCGCATTGTCATTTTTACAGATTTGGTGAGCAATTGCAGCAAGTAGACCTGGTCGGGACGACCAGTTATCAGGAAGTACTGGATAAGGTAAAAGCCTTTCAAGACAAAAACAATAAAAGCTACATCATAGGTCGTGGTTGGGATCAAAACGATTGGGATGTCAAGGAATATCCCACAAAGGCAGAATTGACTGAACTTTTCCCCAACACACCTGTAGCTCTTACCCGTATTGATGGACATGCGATGATTGTAAATCAAGCAGCGCTTGATCTAGCAGGTATTGATGAGCAAACGGCTTTTTCAGGTGGTGATATTGAGCAAATCAATGGACAGCTTACTGGAATATTGGTGGACAATCCCATGGAATTGATAGAAAAAACTTTTCCTGCCGCAAGCCGTGAAGCCGATATCGAAGCGTTGATGGATGCTCAGGAAATCAACTTCAGCTATGGGCTGACAACGGTAGATGACGCTGGTTTGAATCGCAACACCATTGAATTGATCGATAGCCTACAACAGGCTGGATCTTTAAAAATGAAGATTTATGCTATGGTGAGCAACACACCAGAAAACCTAGATTACTATCTGGATAAAGGCATTATCAAAACCGACCGATTGAATGTTAGATCTATCAAGTTTTACGCAGATGGTGCTCTAGGATCTCGTGGTGCCGCGATGAAAGAAGAATATTCTGACCGTGAAAACCATTTTGGAGCACTCCTTAGTAGTGTGGAAGATTTCAAAAAAACAGCAGAGCGTATTGCCGCGACAGACTATCAAATGAACACACACGCCATAGGCGATAGTGCCAATGTTGTTGTTCTTAAGACGTACCGTGAATTACTCAATGATATGCCAGACAGAAGATGGCGTGTGGAGCACGCGCAAATCATTAGTCCAGCAGATTTTGAATATTTTGATCGCGATAGGATTTTACCATCGGTACAACCTACTCATGCCACAAGTGATATGTACTGGGCTCAGGATCGAGTAGGTGCAGAGCGCATTAAAGGTGCCTATGCCTATCAAAAATTGTTGGATCAGTCAGGAATGCTCGCTTTGGGAACTGATTATCCTGTAGAACAGGTCAATCCTTTTTTAACTTTTTATGCCGCAGTTGCCAGACAGGACACCACTGGTTATCCTGAAGGTGGTTTTAATCCGCAGGATGCTATCTCTCGAGAAGATGCTTTGCGAGGCATGACTATCTGGGCAGCTTATTCCAATTTTGAAGAAGAGGAAAAAGGAAGTCTGGAAAAAGGAAAATCGGCAGATTTCATGATTCTTAAGGAAGACCTCATGAACATGCCGATTCAAAATGTGCCCAACCTTAAAGTAGTTGGAACTTATATCAATGGTGAAAAGGTTTATTGA
- a CDS encoding TonB-dependent receptor gives MFQNLKYITTAVAVALIANIASAQTTEEDKLNGGTITVVKAYDPSVADAFKVKSTPQLNDTTKIQKKAVTYSIFSVPVASTFTPAKGKLSRLKPRQRPTYYDNYARLGFGNYGNIVAEFAGNIEVDKDSDFGIFLNHNSSLGGIDEVLLDDSYLDTALDLSFGHRSRSASYSITAGARYQGANLYGVNPFFTQQLINQDLDDKDVGVNYLSYGLGGNLDFFDSVFKSLQAKVTGITSNMDGSEIRAMIEPQLAFDIEGTEVELGVSVDYLSGSFDDQGRLPAQTNYSYVSSGINPSINLYGDLYKVELGATVNYLSDIENSDGQLNIYPDILATYKLLDDQIIAYTQIYGGLDMNSLQQFADENVFLAPAIDIKPTNRVIDAQLGLKGKITNNVGYKFYGGYKKENDRYLYTKDVGRVIAAQAPKDELGNVFFTEYADVATTFFGGSLSVDISSKFNMTLNGRSMNYDVTNAADIENTASQLPEFTADVVGTYQITDKLDIGTTVYFVGERDVYRTGLGVESLDSFVDLNVDANYKINPRLTVFLRGNNLTGGNYQYYLDYPVQDLQVLGGAVYKFDF, from the coding sequence ATGTTCCAGAACTTGAAATATATAACGACAGCAGTTGCTGTTGCTCTGATTGCAAACATCGCAAGCGCTCAAACAACTGAAGAGGACAAACTCAACGGTGGTACGATCACGGTTGTCAAGGCTTACGATCCATCTGTGGCAGATGCTTTTAAAGTAAAGAGTACACCACAATTAAATGACACCACAAAAATCCAGAAGAAAGCTGTTACCTACAGCATATTTTCTGTTCCTGTGGCATCAACCTTTACACCAGCAAAAGGAAAGCTGTCAAGATTGAAGCCTAGACAACGACCTACCTATTACGATAATTATGCTCGTTTGGGCTTTGGTAACTACGGCAACATTGTGGCAGAATTTGCAGGGAATATTGAAGTGGATAAAGACAGTGATTTTGGTATATTCCTCAATCACAATTCCTCTCTAGGTGGTATTGATGAGGTGCTTCTTGATGATTCTTACCTAGATACGGCATTGGACCTTTCATTTGGTCATCGATCTAGATCTGCTAGTTATAGCATCACGGCTGGCGCTAGATACCAAGGTGCAAATCTATATGGTGTGAACCCTTTCTTTACACAGCAATTGATCAATCAAGATCTGGACGACAAGGATGTAGGCGTGAATTACCTTTCTTATGGTTTGGGCGGTAATCTTGATTTCTTTGATTCGGTTTTTAAAAGTTTACAGGCTAAAGTGACTGGGATCACCAGTAATATGGATGGCAGTGAGATACGTGCGATGATTGAGCCACAGCTTGCTTTTGACATCGAGGGAACTGAAGTAGAATTGGGAGTTTCGGTAGATTATCTATCAGGTAGTTTTGATGATCAAGGTCGTTTACCAGCACAAACAAATTACTCTTATGTAAGTTCAGGGATCAATCCTAGCATCAATTTGTATGGTGATCTTTATAAAGTAGAGTTGGGCGCGACCGTGAATTACTTATCTGATATTGAAAATAGCGACGGTCAACTTAATATCTATCCAGATATTCTTGCGACCTACAAATTGTTGGATGATCAGATTATTGCTTACACCCAGATTTATGGTGGTCTGGACATGAATAGCTTGCAGCAGTTTGCAGACGAGAACGTTTTTCTAGCTCCAGCTATTGATATCAAACCTACTAACCGCGTCATCGACGCACAACTAGGTTTGAAAGGAAAAATCACCAACAACGTAGGTTATAAATTTTACGGTGGTTACAAAAAAGAGAACGACCGCTACCTCTACACTAAGGATGTAGGTCGCGTGATTGCAGCACAAGCTCCCAAGGATGAATTGGGTAACGTGTTTTTCACGGAGTATGCAGATGTTGCCACGACCTTTTTTGGTGGATCTTTGAGTGTAGACATAAGTTCTAAGTTCAATATGACGCTCAACGGTCGCAGCATGAATTATGATGTCACAAATGCTGCAGATATAGAGAACACGGCTTCACAACTTCCAGAATTCACTGCAGATGTGGTAGGAACCTATCAAATCACTGATAAGTTGGATATAGGTACAACGGTCTATTTTGTAGGGGAACGCGATGTATATAGAACTGGTTTGGGTGTGGAATCTCTGGACAGTTTTGTGGACCTTAATGTGGATGCTAATTACAAGATCAACCCTAGATTGACGGTCTTTTTGAGAGGAAACAACTTGACAGGCGGCAACTATCAATATTACTTGGACTATCCAGTGCAGGATTTACAGGTATTGGGTGGAGCGGTTTATAAATTTGATTTTTAA
- a CDS encoding tetratricopeptide repeat protein, translating to MRKFALAALAMGFFTAGFAQQSKIFTDQLRNYNTAVDLYQEDQYVAAQRLFEQVIDQSADETIKGNAAYYAANCAVRLNQRNADEMVESFVEQYPTSTKRNSAFIDVADYYFENGDYRKSAQWYEKVDERNLSREQKTKFYFNNGYTLVQSKKFDEAKPFLNRVSDDPTYGSQAKYYLGYIAYEGDDLETADELFSEVEQAPETDDKLSYYQADLNYKLGRFDEAIALAQKQMSSSNRQEQSQLNRIIGQSLFNQEKYAEALPYLQAYEGTRGKWNNNDYYQLGYTYYKLNDFENAVATFNKIIDGENKTAQNAYYHLGQSYIKLNRSEDALNAFKKASEIALDEEITKDAMYNYAKLSYENGNPYESVPQVILNYMEAYPDADNKDEMNTYLIDSYFTSKNYAEALELLEDGRIRGNENVYGKVALYHGLNQFTAGDYKEAQTSLDKAIKYLEENDLKKKARFWRAESLYQLNDFKGAIAEFDRVKSSNARIEEDDLLDYDMGYTYFKLQDYDASINAMQRFVASANDPVRKNDAYMRIGDANFVSKKYWPAIESYNEAIKAGGSSADYASFQKGMSYGFIQRVESKIEELNKFLSNYKTSQYRDDVMYELGNTYINNGQVNNGIKTYDRLISEFPNSRYTAPAMMRKGLQFYNDNRLDEALGVFKQVASKYAGTPQAVEAVSSARLVYIDQGKTAEYANWVRGLDFIDVSDSELDDTAYESAERPFLQGNMSSAIRELNKYLEQFPNGKYALQAHFNLAQAYFSEGNKKASIPHYEYVANRERSEYSEQALARLSELFLNDAVSDGVDRKSAFAKAIPVLIKLEATADFPQNKAYAQSNLMKAYYETEQYDKAESYANKVLRDSGTDSTVRSDAEVIIARSAFKNGNTSAAKSGYAQVLKSANGAIAAEATYYKAYFENQDGKHEQAINTVQGLSKNYGSYKLWSAKGLVVMAKSYDATNQTLNAVTLLQGVIDNFSQYREVVANAKTELNRIKAVQAKTNSSIAPSNN from the coding sequence ATGAGGAAATTTGCACTCGCAGCCCTAGCAATGGGATTCTTTACGGCTGGATTTGCCCAGCAATCCAAAATTTTTACAGACCAGTTGCGCAACTATAACACGGCAGTAGATCTCTATCAGGAAGATCAATATGTTGCGGCGCAACGTCTTTTTGAGCAGGTCATTGACCAGTCTGCAGACGAGACGATCAAAGGCAATGCGGCTTACTATGCGGCTAATTGTGCCGTGAGATTAAACCAGCGTAATGCAGATGAAATGGTGGAGAGTTTTGTAGAACAATACCCAACTTCCACAAAACGCAATAGCGCTTTTATAGACGTGGCGGATTATTATTTTGAGAACGGTGATTACCGCAAGTCTGCGCAATGGTATGAAAAGGTAGATGAGAGAAACCTTTCTCGTGAGCAAAAAACAAAATTCTACTTCAACAACGGGTACACCTTGGTACAAAGCAAGAAGTTTGATGAAGCAAAGCCATTTTTGAACAGAGTTAGTGACGATCCAACCTATGGATCGCAAGCCAAATATTACCTGGGTTACATCGCTTATGAAGGTGATGATCTGGAAACAGCAGATGAACTCTTTAGCGAGGTAGAGCAAGCGCCAGAGACAGACGATAAGCTGTCCTATTATCAGGCAGATTTAAATTATAAATTGGGACGTTTTGATGAGGCTATTGCTTTGGCACAAAAGCAAATGTCCAGTTCCAACCGTCAGGAACAATCCCAACTCAATCGTATTATAGGACAATCACTTTTCAATCAGGAAAAGTATGCGGAAGCTCTGCCTTACCTACAAGCCTATGAAGGTACTCGTGGTAAGTGGAACAACAATGATTACTATCAGTTGGGTTATACCTATTACAAACTCAACGATTTTGAAAATGCAGTTGCCACATTCAATAAAATTATTGATGGCGAGAACAAAACGGCACAGAACGCCTATTACCATCTTGGGCAGAGCTACATCAAACTCAACCGCAGCGAGGACGCACTCAACGCCTTCAAAAAAGCAAGTGAGATTGCACTTGACGAAGAAATTACCAAGGATGCCATGTACAACTATGCAAAGCTTAGTTATGAGAACGGCAATCCTTATGAAAGCGTGCCACAGGTGATCCTTAATTACATGGAAGCCTATCCAGATGCTGACAATAAGGACGAGATGAACACCTATCTCATCGACTCGTACTTTACCTCAAAGAATTATGCAGAGGCACTAGAACTTCTGGAAGATGGTCGCATAAGAGGTAATGAGAATGTGTACGGTAAAGTAGCGCTATATCACGGCCTCAATCAATTCACGGCTGGCGATTATAAAGAAGCCCAAACCAGTCTAGATAAGGCGATCAAGTATTTAGAAGAAAACGACCTCAAGAAAAAGGCAAGATTCTGGAGAGCCGAAAGTTTGTACCAACTGAATGATTTCAAGGGCGCGATTGCAGAATTTGACCGTGTCAAAAGTAGCAATGCCCGTATAGAAGAGGACGATCTGTTGGATTACGACATGGGTTACACCTATTTTAAATTGCAGGATTATGATGCCAGCATTAATGCCATGCAACGATTTGTGGCTAGTGCCAATGACCCTGTAAGAAAAAACGACGCCTACATGCGCATAGGCGATGCAAATTTTGTTTCAAAAAAATACTGGCCAGCCATCGAGTCCTATAATGAAGCCATAAAAGCTGGTGGTTCCAGCGCAGATTATGCCAGTTTCCAAAAAGGAATGTCATACGGTTTTATCCAGCGCGTGGAAAGTAAGATTGAAGAGCTCAATAAATTCTTAAGCAATTACAAAACCTCGCAATATCGCGACGATGTGATGTATGAGTTGGGAAATACCTACATCAACAACGGTCAGGTCAATAATGGTATCAAGACCTATGATCGATTGATTTCAGAGTTTCCTAACAGCCGATACACGGCACCAGCCATGATGCGTAAAGGCCTGCAGTTCTACAATGATAACAGGTTGGATGAGGCTTTGGGTGTGTTTAAGCAAGTGGCTTCAAAATATGCAGGTACGCCGCAAGCGGTTGAGGCTGTGAGCAGTGCCAGATTGGTGTACATCGATCAGGGAAAAACTGCGGAATATGCCAACTGGGTGCGCGGTCTCGATTTCATTGACGTGAGCGACAGTGAGCTGGACGACACGGCTTATGAGAGTGCAGAGCGTCCATTTTTACAGGGAAATATGAGCAGTGCGATACGCGAGCTCAACAAATATTTGGAGCAATTCCCTAACGGGAAATATGCATTGCAGGCGCATTTCAATCTGGCGCAAGCCTACTTTTCTGAAGGCAATAAAAAAGCCAGCATACCGCATTATGAGTACGTGGCAAACCGCGAGCGCAGCGAGTATTCCGAGCAGGCACTGGCGCGATTGAGTGAGTTATTCCTCAATGATGCGGTGAGCGACGGTGTGGATAGAAAGTCCGCTTTCGCGAAAGCGATACCCGTATTAATCAAACTGGAAGCCACGGCAGATTTCCCACAAAACAAGGCCTATGCACAATCCAACCTGATGAAAGCCTACTATGAAACCGAACAATACGACAAGGCTGAAAGTTATGCCAACAAGGTGTTGCGTGACAGCGGCACAGACAGTACCGTGCGCAGTGATGCAGAGGTGATCATCGCAAGATCTGCTTTCAAAAACGGTAACACGAGCGCAGCAAAAAGTGGATATGCCCAGGTGTTGAAAAGCGCGAATGGTGCCATAGCTGCAGAGGCTACCTATTACAAAGCCTATTTTGAGAATCAAGATGGCAAGCACGAGCAGGCAATCAATACCGTTCAAGGCTTATCCAAAAACTACGGTAGCTATAAATTATGGAGTGCCAAAGGTCTGGTCGTGATGGCAAAAAGCTATGACGCGACCAACCAGACGTTGAATGCCGTGACCCTACTGCAAGGCGTGATCGATAATTTCTCTCAATATCGAGAAGTAGTTGCCAACGCAAAAACCGAACTGAACCGCATCAAAGCGGTACAAGCCAAAACTAATTCTTCCATAGCTCCATCAAATAATTAA
- a CDS encoding cell division ATP-binding protein FtsE: MSNHVLSLSEVDIFQRDNLILKDVNLNIDKGEFVYLIGKTGSGKSSLMKTLYGDIPLKKGKGSIVDFDLSRLRESEIPYLRRKLGVVFQDFKLLTDRTIQDNLKFVLKATGWKNKTEMQDRIDAVLDKVGMKTKGFKFPHELSGGEQQRVAIARALLNDPELIIADEPTGNLDPQTSVEIMEVLQTINKNGNTILMATHDYALILKYPSKTLKCDDGEVFEVVQKTV; this comes from the coding sequence ATGTCAAACCACGTGCTTTCACTATCAGAGGTCGATATCTTCCAACGGGACAACTTGATCCTTAAAGATGTGAACCTCAACATTGATAAAGGTGAGTTTGTCTACCTCATCGGGAAAACCGGTAGCGGTAAAAGTTCCCTGATGAAGACCTTGTACGGCGACATACCGCTTAAAAAGGGAAAAGGTAGCATTGTAGATTTTGATTTATCTCGCTTACGCGAAAGCGAAATTCCCTACCTGCGTCGCAAACTAGGCGTCGTCTTTCAAGACTTCAAATTGCTTACGGACAGGACGATTCAAGACAATTTAAAGTTTGTTTTGAAAGCCACTGGCTGGAAAAACAAAACCGAAATGCAGGACCGTATCGATGCGGTTCTTGATAAAGTAGGCATGAAAACCAAAGGCTTTAAATTCCCACACGAGCTTTCTGGTGGTGAGCAACAACGTGTGGCCATTGCAAGAGCTCTATTGAACGACCCAGAACTCATCATAGCAGATGAGCCTACTGGAAACCTGGACCCACAAACCAGCGTGGAAATCATGGAAGTGCTCCAGACGATCAATAAAAATGGCAATACGATTCTCATGGCAACCCACGATTATGCCTTGATCCTAAAGTATCCATCAAAAACACTCAAATGTGACGATGGTGAAGTGTTTGAGGTGGTTCAAAAAACGGTTTGA